The genomic stretch GTGCAGATTGTACCGTAgacgtgtgttttttgttgttgttttttctccatttctgaATATGCTGTCCAAGCGTATTGagtaaccaaaaaaaaaaatggaaatccCGTGTGCCGTCTTTATAACCACGTcgtaatgtattttttttaatttttttttttagatgcaaaGAAAATCACCCGAATCCCAGATTGAATCCAGAGGACGTGGATGCCATCGCTGAAATGGAAGACTTCATCAAAGACAGAGCGGACGCTTTCTCTGAAATGGAAGCGTTTCTGCCAAAGAAGAACGGGTGTGATTTTTAttcgcatatatatatatatatatataaatatatgatttaCTCCGTTTTTTACAATGGACGACACGGAGGAAACCGTGATATTAACCGTCAGTATTTATTACATCGTTCAAAGTAGCACTCGCATACTAATACATACAGCTAATGAAGCCCCACATTTTATTGGAATATATTCCGAATATATTGGAAGATGTCTGCCTGTTCCCCTGTtttttgtcgttgtttttttttttaggttataCCTCGCTCTGGTTTTAGGAAACGTCAACGTAACGCTCCTCAACAAACAGTCAAAGTAAGTCTCACGTTCGTCTTCTTAcgaccctaaaaaaaaaaaaaaaagtcaacgtCTCGTTTTCATCCTTTCAGATTCGCCTACAAAGACGAATACGAGAAGTTCAAACTGGTCTTCACGGTCCTCCTCTTCGCGTTCTCCTTCACGTGTCGCGTTTTGTTCAGCTCCAGGTGAGACGTAGTTAAGTATTTATTGTACCGAAGGAAATGTCCAAACAAAACGATTTGATTAATACCCTATTATCGGGTCAACAAGGTAACTCGTGGtacgtgttgttgtttatctttCCCTTTTAAATAGATGTATTAGAGGTTGTGGATCTTTTTAAAAGGCCTGTATAATTAGAACGATAccatagtttttatttatttacaatgtcCCGGGGTTCGAGGAGGACCCCAAAGCTTTTGcgattttcatttttatgaacGATAAGTTATTGGTAAGTAAATTTAAAGTGACAGCtgaattttttatatatttttttctcttcctccaccgTCTGCTCGTCTTGTTTCGGGTCCAAAGAGCTAATGGTTTCATTACATAtccgatgggggggggggtttacttgttgactgacttttttttttctttctgcgtGTGACTttggttcaattcaatttattttgtatagcccaatatcacaaattacaaaattgcctcagagggctttacaatctgtacacacacacgacatccctgacctttgacctcacatcgaataaggaaaaactccccaaaaataacctttcacaggaaaaaaaaaaaagggaagaaaccttcaggagagcaacagaggaggatccctctccccggatggacagatgtgtgtttgatggTCGTGTTTAACTTCTTGTTTTCAGAGCCCTGGACGCCCTGTTCAACTTCCTGTTGGTGTGGTACTACTGCACGCTCACCATCCGCGAGAGCGTCCTCATCAGCAACGGCTCGAGGTCCGCGACACGTTCACTCTCTTCACTCTTGTTTGTCATAACGACGACTAGATAACCCGTCGGCCCTGCTGCCGTATGTTTTACTTCCTGTATATAAAGGCATGAATGAGCACGAGTGATGTCAGGGGCTGACATCCTGTTCAGTTTCAGTCCTCCGTGTTGTTTCAGGATCAAAGGTTGGTGGGTTTTCCATCACTACGTGTCAACCTTCCAGTCAGGAGTCATGCTCACTTGGTGAGTGACGTCATACACTTTACGCTCTCCGCATACCTGCACacaattatatattgtattgatatGTTTTATGAGGTGCTCCTTTCTCACCAAATGTGTTTTGTCGGCAGGCCCGACGGCGCCCTCTACCAGATGTTTAGGAATCAGTTCCTAACATACTGTCTATACCAAAGTAAGagatacaaaatatacaaaaatacaaaataacgtCTACGTATAAagaggacatttatttattatcaagtttattagggggggggggggacgcatCGATAGCAGAgatcagaatattttttttctttttggtttgtttgtctgctgtttttgtttttatgggtttcttttttgtagttgttgttgttgttgttgttgttgttgttgttgtgtttttagacagatagatatatactttattaatccccaagggaaaatttgttgtcataatagcgcccaacactttacagacaccaaatggaatagactaaataaactaaacacacaatataaaataaaatgggatgacagatatatacaaaataaaaaattatatatatatatgtaaaatatatatatatatacacaatagaatacgaataactgtgcagtgtgtatttaaggacattaatttaagtttaaacagagtgtgcaaaatgcaaagtatgtgtagtgtatatgaagtgtagtgttgttttgtgtttctgtacataattaaaaaaaataaaaataaaataattgttttagtttaatgaaataaaaagaggacTTTTTATCCCCTAAAAAGCCTGAGAGACCATTCAAGTGTAGAAGGCACCAAAGGACATGACAGCAGATGTTGATGAATATTATCATATTGACACGTTGCCATAAAACCtggtcaaaatgtgtgtgtgtgtgtgtgtagtatcaaGTGTGTACAGTCCTCCACGTGAATCCGAGACAAATTACACACAGCACTCTTCTTCTAGTGATGTGTTGGCCAATAACTATCGACTTCCTTCTTGTTCTCGCAGGCTTCGTCCAGTTCCTCCAGTACTACTACCAGAGCGGCTGCTTGTACCGACTCCGCGCTCTGGGAGAGAAACACAACATGGACGTCACAGTCGGTGAGTGCCCTCTGAACCGCCATTTTTTTGGTCACGTCACGTTATTTATTTCAAAGGGATCACCcgttaagaaaaaaataaaaaatgtaattatgtgtttattttactgtatATCGTAACGATGTATTGGATTTCAATGatcttaattatttaatttctcaAATATCTACTTCACACATGGGTCCTGAACACCTtcttatgatatatatatatatatatatatatatatatatatatatatatatatatatatatatatatatatatgtatgtgtgtgtgtgtatatatatatatatatatataatataatataatatatttatatatataatataatatatttatatatatatatatgtataatattatatatatatataaatatattatatatatatatattatattatacatataaatatattatattatatatatatatatatatatatatatatatatataatattatttatatatatatatatattaatattatttatatatataattaatattagtTGAGTGActctctccg from Cyclopterus lumpus isolate fCycLum1 chromosome 14, fCycLum1.pri, whole genome shotgun sequence encodes the following:
- the tmem120a gene encoding transmembrane protein 120A isoform X1, which encodes MLFSPTGYTECLREWEDLEKSYQQIQDSHRLYKQKLEEVTKLQDSCSGAIARQRKKLKELTASLEGCKENHPNPRLNPEDVDAIAEMEDFIKDRADAFSEMEAFLPKKNGLYLALVLGNVNVTLLNKQSKFAYKDEYEKFKLVFTVLLFAFSFTCRVLFSSRALDALFNFLLVWYYCTLTIRESVLISNGSSFSPPCCFRIKGWWVFHHYVSTFQSGVMLTWPDGALYQMFRNQFLTYCLYQSFVQFLQYYYQSGCLYRLRALGEKHNMDVTVEGFQSWMWRGLTFLLPFLFFGHFLQLYNSITLFQMFQLPECKEWQVVMCGGSYMVLFMGNVFTTLGVVYQKYMNNKSKSL
- the tmem120a gene encoding transmembrane protein 120A isoform X2 produces the protein MLFSPTGYTECLREWEDLEKSYQQIQDSHRLYKQKLEEVTKLQDSCSGAIARQRKKLKELTASLEGCKENHPNPRLNPEDVDAIAEMEDFIKDRADAFSEMEAFLPKKNGLYLALVLGNVNVTLLNKQSKFAYKDEYEKFKLVFTVLLFAFSFTCRVLFSSRALDALFNFLLVWYYCTLTIRESVLISNGSRIKGWWVFHHYVSTFQSGVMLTWPDGALYQMFRNQFLTYCLYQSFVQFLQYYYQSGCLYRLRALGEKHNMDVTVEGFQSWMWRGLTFLLPFLFFGHFLQLYNSITLFQMFQLPECKEWQVVMCGGSYMVLFMGNVFTTLGVVYQKYMNNKSKSL